One Nostoc sp. UHCC 0302 DNA window includes the following coding sequences:
- a CDS encoding acyl carrier protein, protein MSQPITISNQQETIQAWLVAQFAERLELDLEDIDISEPFDNYDLNSAETMILLSKLEKWLGRNFNPTLIFNYPTIAELSARLAQETSV, encoded by the coding sequence ATGAGCCAGCCAATTACTATTTCAAATCAACAAGAAACTATCCAAGCTTGGTTAGTTGCCCAATTTGCCGAGCGGCTTGAACTTGATTTAGAAGATATAGATATTAGTGAACCTTTCGATAATTACGATTTAAATTCAGCTGAAACAATGATTCTGCTGTCTAAGTTAGAGAAGTGGTTGGGACGTAATTTTAATCCTACCTTAATTTTTAACTACCCAACGATCGCAGAACTTTCTGCGCGTTTAGCGCAAGAAACGAGTGTTTGA
- a CDS encoding type I polyketide synthase has protein sequence MEPIAIIGISCRFPGAKDPEAFWQLLRNGVDAITEIPKNRWDFNEIYDPNPEIPGKSNSRCGGFLQQVDQFDPHYFGISPREAMSIDPQQRLLLEVAWEALEDAGQVRDKLSGSQTGVFVGISTNDYSLIQGEAYSQQIQGYDLTGNVLSIAAGRLSYLFNFRGPSMAIDTACSSSLVAVHLACQSLRNKEATMALAGGVNIIISPTGHIGLTNMKALSPDGRCKTFDASANGYVRSEGSGFVVLKPLSQALADNDQIYALIRGSAINHDGRSKGLTVPFGPAQEALIRQALDNAGVAANQIGYVELHGTGTPLGDPIEAIALGTVLAKDREPGNYCAVGSVKSNIGHLEAASGIAGLIKVALSLKHQQIPPNLHFNQPNPYIPFETLPIRVQQSLSAWPELSHPAFAGISSFGFAGTNAHIVLEQPPEVSQPKTNLQPQTYLLPLSAHTPEAVKTLAQSYHNFLETQEPNAVSLQNIAYTASIRRTHHEHRLALLADSPAELQEQLQNFLQGKLDTPQASERKNRHRRPKVVFVFSGQGPQWWAMGRELLEQEPVFRAAIAECDALIKFHTNWSLLTELTANAAESRLQETEIAQPAIFALQVGLARLWRSWGIEPKAVVGHSLGEVAAAHVAGALSLADAVQLICLRGRLMQQATGNGKMAAVELSAEETERWLRGYEGKLAIAAINSPTSTVVSGEPASVESFLELLQREQPTVFSKLLPVNYAFHSPQMLPFAEELIGKLEQLQPQAAKIPIFSTVTGEAIKGEDFDAAYWGRNLRQPVRFAPAIEQLVSAGQTIFLEISPHPVLSGYISQTLSHLEQQGTVLPSLRRGQAERATLLSSLGNLYTLGFTVDWQQLYPSEYQVVSLPSYPWQRERYWFERKLPQKPATSKINLHPLLGQRLRSALKETLFESELSIDLQPFLEGHQVYGMVVLPGAAYLEIALAAAKAVFGSGVSLQQVLIQEPLIIPADTSRIVQLILTPEGEGQASFRIVSLTDDANSWVQHSTGKIQAGQIDTAPIVSLQDLQASIQEQLSVQTYYQQLRNRGLEYGQTFQGIEQLWRREGEALGRIRLPEALVSEAAGYQLHPVLVDSGFQLLFATLAGVADEDTYLPVGLENLRVYRRPETQLWIHGQIRPQDSANQETRTGDLLLFDDAGVVAEIQGLHVKRAKQEVLRQFAQKNLNNWLYQLEWQAKARQSSLQSQPNHPGSWLFFADKEGTAAALARLLEAQGETSILVFPGEAYEVSKTGQYTVNPSRAEDFQRLLGEVSQINKAPLRGVVHLWELSTPTVEGITADSLQVAQTLGCESVLYLVQGLTQVESSARLWLVTQNTQPVESSASSLAVGQSSLWGLGKAIALEHPEIWGGMIDLASGVSSDQAALLFAEISQPEREDHLAFRGGQRYVARLVQSTAKATTPLSLQSDRTYLITGGLGGLGLKLAEWMVEQGARHLVLVGRRDANEATRKAVNELERAGAKILIAKGDVSQERDIAQILGKITESMPPLRGIIHAAGVLDDGVLRQQTWERFTNVMAPKIQGAWNLHVLTQNLPLDFFVMFSSVTSLLGSPGQGNYAAANAFLDGLAHYRLAQGLPALSINWSTWAEVGMAANLGSQEQQRLLAMGMNTIAPQQGLQILGQLLQQPAAQVGVIPVDWSQFMQQFSADTAPPLLAELGSLIKAEPQSAQQLEFVQRLEKVSPRDRQEILLAHVQDQVAKVLGRGSSHSLEPHQGFFDIGMDSLTSVELRNRLQTSLGCSLPSTLIFDYPTLDALAKYLANEVFAAEQPIEVPMVIETNHHEEIITSAELEQLSEEDAEALLLKELENIRF, from the coding sequence ATGGAACCAATCGCAATTATTGGTATAAGCTGCCGATTTCCGGGTGCAAAAGATCCAGAGGCTTTTTGGCAGCTTTTACGTAATGGAGTAGATGCTATCACAGAAATTCCCAAAAATCGCTGGGATTTTAATGAAATTTATGATCCAAATCCAGAAATTCCTGGTAAATCGAACTCACGCTGCGGCGGCTTTTTGCAGCAGGTAGACCAGTTTGACCCGCACTACTTCGGCATTTCCCCGCGAGAAGCTATGTCTATAGACCCGCAGCAGCGGCTCTTGTTAGAAGTGGCTTGGGAAGCGCTGGAAGATGCAGGACAGGTGCGAGACAAACTATCTGGCTCACAAACTGGTGTGTTTGTGGGAATTTCTACAAACGATTACAGCTTGATTCAAGGGGAAGCTTATTCTCAACAAATCCAAGGCTACGATTTGACTGGTAATGTGTTGAGTATTGCTGCTGGTCGCCTTTCTTATTTATTTAACTTTCGCGGCCCAAGTATGGCAATTGACACAGCCTGCTCATCTTCCCTGGTTGCAGTTCACCTTGCTTGTCAAAGTCTACGCAATAAGGAAGCTACTATGGCCTTGGCTGGCGGTGTGAATATTATTATTTCACCGACTGGTCATATTGGCTTAACTAACATGAAAGCCTTGTCTCCCGATGGTCGCTGCAAAACCTTTGATGCATCAGCTAACGGTTATGTTCGCAGTGAGGGTTCTGGTTTCGTTGTTCTCAAACCTTTATCACAAGCTTTAGCAGATAATGACCAGATATATGCATTGATTCGCGGTAGTGCTATTAACCACGACGGTCGTAGTAAGGGATTAACTGTACCATTCGGGCCTGCTCAAGAAGCACTCATCCGTCAAGCTTTGGACAATGCTGGCGTTGCAGCAAATCAAATTGGTTACGTTGAGTTGCATGGTACAGGCACTCCTCTAGGAGATCCTATCGAAGCGATCGCATTAGGAACAGTATTAGCGAAAGACCGTGAACCTGGCAACTACTGTGCTGTTGGCTCGGTGAAAAGCAATATCGGGCATTTAGAAGCAGCCTCTGGTATTGCTGGTTTAATCAAAGTTGCATTATCACTCAAACATCAACAGATACCGCCAAATCTGCATTTTAATCAACCTAACCCTTATATTCCTTTTGAAACTTTGCCCATACGAGTGCAGCAGTCTTTGTCAGCTTGGCCGGAATTGTCTCATCCAGCTTTTGCTGGTATTAGCTCGTTTGGGTTTGCCGGAACTAACGCACATATCGTTCTCGAACAGCCCCCAGAAGTATCTCAACCAAAAACAAATCTACAGCCACAAACTTATTTATTACCTTTATCTGCTCATACTCCAGAAGCAGTCAAAACACTGGCGCAATCTTATCATAACTTTTTAGAAACACAAGAACCCAACGCTGTATCACTACAAAATATTGCTTACACAGCCAGTATCCGCCGTACTCACCATGAACACCGCTTAGCTTTATTGGCTGATTCTCCCGCAGAACTGCAAGAGCAGTTGCAAAATTTTTTACAAGGCAAGTTAGATACTCCCCAAGCTTCTGAACGCAAAAATCGCCATCGTCGCCCTAAAGTAGTTTTCGTGTTCTCCGGTCAAGGCCCGCAATGGTGGGCGATGGGACGGGAGTTACTAGAACAAGAACCAGTTTTTCGTGCTGCTATCGCGGAATGCGATGCGCTGATTAAATTCCATACTAATTGGTCTTTGTTAACAGAACTCACAGCCAATGCTGCTGAGTCTCGTTTACAAGAAACGGAGATTGCCCAACCTGCGATTTTTGCCCTGCAAGTAGGGTTGGCGCGTCTGTGGCGTTCTTGGGGTATCGAGCCAAAGGCGGTTGTGGGTCATAGTTTGGGTGAAGTTGCAGCAGCTCACGTTGCTGGCGCTCTTAGTTTAGCAGATGCGGTGCAACTGATTTGTCTGCGCGGTCGTTTGATGCAACAAGCTACCGGCAACGGTAAAATGGCAGCGGTAGAATTGTCAGCAGAAGAGACGGAACGCTGGTTGCGTGGATATGAAGGAAAATTGGCAATTGCTGCCATTAATAGTCCTACTTCCACCGTAGTATCGGGAGAACCTGCTTCTGTCGAATCATTTCTTGAGTTACTCCAACGAGAACAACCAACAGTTTTCTCGAAGTTGCTTCCTGTGAATTATGCCTTTCACAGCCCGCAGATGTTGCCCTTTGCTGAGGAATTGATAGGAAAACTAGAGCAACTCCAGCCACAAGCAGCAAAGATTCCCATCTTCTCCACTGTCACAGGTGAAGCTATTAAAGGTGAAGATTTCGATGCCGCTTACTGGGGACGCAATTTACGCCAACCTGTTCGCTTTGCGCCAGCAATTGAGCAATTGGTGAGTGCAGGTCAAACTATCTTCCTGGAAATTAGCCCGCATCCAGTACTTTCAGGTTACATTTCCCAAACCCTCAGTCATCTAGAGCAACAAGGAACAGTATTGCCTTCGCTACGGCGCGGTCAGGCAGAACGAGCTACATTACTGAGTTCTTTAGGCAACCTTTACACTTTAGGATTTACTGTTGACTGGCAGCAACTTTATCCATCTGAATATCAAGTTGTTAGCCTACCTTCCTATCCTTGGCAACGCGAACGGTATTGGTTTGAACGCAAACTTCCGCAAAAGCCAGCAACTAGTAAAATAAATCTGCATCCTCTGTTAGGCCAACGGCTGCGTTCAGCGCTGAAAGAGACTTTATTCGAGTCTGAGTTGAGCATTGATTTACAGCCTTTCCTTGAAGGTCATCAAGTTTATGGGATGGTCGTTTTGCCAGGGGCGGCTTACTTGGAAATAGCCTTGGCTGCGGCGAAAGCAGTTTTTGGCTCAGGAGTTTCTCTCCAGCAAGTACTGATTCAGGAACCACTAATTATACCAGCAGATACGAGTCGCATTGTTCAGTTAATTCTCACACCTGAAGGCGAGGGACAAGCCTCATTCCGAATTGTGAGTTTGACAGATGATGCAAACTCTTGGGTACAGCACTCCACCGGAAAAATTCAAGCTGGGCAGATAGATACCGCGCCAATTGTCTCTCTGCAAGACTTGCAAGCAAGCATTCAGGAACAATTATCAGTCCAAACATACTACCAACAACTGCGAAACCGGGGACTGGAGTATGGACAAACTTTTCAAGGAATTGAGCAACTCTGGCGACGCGAAGGCGAAGCTTTAGGGCGAATTCGACTACCAGAGGCATTAGTTTCAGAAGCAGCAGGCTATCAACTACATCCTGTACTAGTGGATTCTGGCTTTCAACTTTTGTTTGCCACCTTAGCCGGTGTTGCAGACGAAGATACTTATTTACCAGTTGGGTTAGAGAATCTGCGAGTATATCGTCGCCCGGAAACTCAATTGTGGATTCACGGACAAATACGCCCGCAAGATAGCGCGAATCAGGAAACTCGCACAGGCGACCTACTGCTGTTTGATGATGCTGGAGTGGTAGCAGAAATTCAGGGCTTACACGTCAAGCGTGCTAAGCAGGAAGTATTACGGCAATTTGCTCAGAAGAACTTGAATAATTGGCTTTATCAACTAGAGTGGCAAGCTAAAGCACGTCAATCTAGTTTACAGAGTCAGCCAAATCATCCAGGTAGCTGGTTATTCTTCGCAGATAAAGAAGGCACAGCAGCAGCCTTAGCAAGACTTCTGGAAGCTCAAGGCGAAACTTCTATTTTGGTTTTTCCCGGTGAAGCCTATGAAGTATCTAAGACAGGCCAATACACAGTCAACCCAAGCCGCGCCGAGGATTTCCAGCGGTTATTGGGCGAAGTTTCGCAGATAAATAAAGCCCCGTTGCGCGGAGTAGTTCATTTATGGGAGTTAAGTACTCCTACTGTAGAAGGTATAACAGCAGACTCTCTCCAAGTTGCCCAGACCTTGGGTTGTGAAAGTGTATTGTATCTAGTGCAAGGACTTACTCAGGTTGAAAGTTCCGCTCGGTTGTGGTTAGTGACACAAAATACACAACCTGTAGAATCGTCAGCCAGTTCCTTGGCAGTAGGACAATCAAGTTTGTGGGGATTAGGTAAAGCGATCGCTTTAGAACATCCAGAAATTTGGGGAGGAATGATAGATTTAGCAAGTGGCGTCTCTAGTGATCAAGCCGCGTTGCTATTTGCTGAAATTTCCCAACCTGAGAGAGAAGATCATCTAGCCTTCCGGGGTGGACAGCGTTATGTCGCCCGCCTTGTACAAAGTACCGCAAAAGCAACAACGCCTTTGTCTTTGCAAAGCGATCGCACTTACCTCATTACTGGTGGTCTAGGCGGTCTAGGGCTAAAGCTGGCTGAGTGGATGGTAGAACAAGGAGCGCGGCATTTAGTCCTAGTAGGACGTAGGGATGCTAATGAGGCTACCCGCAAAGCTGTAAACGAGCTAGAACGGGCTGGTGCAAAAATCCTGATTGCTAAAGGCGATGTTTCTCAAGAGCGAGATATTGCTCAAATCCTGGGCAAAATTACCGAATCAATGCCGCCACTGCGAGGTATTATTCACGCTGCTGGTGTTCTTGACGATGGAGTGCTGCGTCAACAAACCTGGGAACGCTTTACTAACGTGATGGCTCCCAAAATCCAAGGAGCTTGGAATCTGCACGTCTTAACGCAGAACTTACCATTAGACTTCTTCGTAATGTTCTCCTCAGTCACCTCCTTGCTTGGTTCTCCAGGACAAGGAAACTATGCAGCCGCCAATGCCTTTTTAGATGGGCTTGCTCATTATCGATTAGCCCAAGGTTTACCAGCGTTAAGTATCAACTGGAGTACCTGGGCAGAAGTGGGCATGGCTGCTAACTTGGGTAGTCAAGAACAACAACGCTTGTTAGCAATGGGGATGAATACCATTGCACCACAGCAAGGATTACAAATATTAGGGCAGTTACTGCAACAGCCTGCTGCTCAAGTTGGGGTAATACCTGTGGACTGGTCACAGTTCATGCAGCAATTTTCTGCTGATACTGCTCCACCGCTGTTAGCCGAATTAGGCTCACTAATTAAAGCTGAACCACAGTCAGCACAACAGCTAGAGTTTGTCCAACGATTAGAGAAAGTTTCGCCACGCGATCGCCAAGAAATTTTACTAGCTCACGTCCAAGACCAAGTTGCGAAAGTTTTAGGTCGAGGTTCCTCCCATTCTCTAGAACCGCACCAAGGCTTCTTCGATATCGGTATGGATTCTCTCACCTCAGTAGAATTACGGAACCGTCTGCAAACTTCTCTAGGATGCTCTTTGCCTTCAACGTTAATCTTTGACTATCCGACTCTTGATGCGCTTGCTAAGTATCTGGCTAACGAGGTGTTTGCTGCTGAACAGCCCATAGAAGTACCGATGGTAATTGAGACCAATCATCACGAAGAAATTATTACCTCAGCAGAACTCGAACAACTTTCAGAAGAAGATGCAGAAGCATTACTACTCAAAGAGCTAGAAAACATTAGGTTTTGA
- a CDS encoding PfaD family polyunsaturated fatty acid/polyketide biosynthesis protein → MLANVNKAIEIGNVTNYLNKAEKGDLDAIAFDEVEIKTRLLNLQQPCYVLNNHGQIGVTNKSDNSRSGLETLIVAPPLPPEKLGDRNFQSWHGVKYAYAAGAMAGGIASAELVIALGKASILGSFGAAGLVPSRIEAAIHQIQEALPQGPYAFNLIHSPSEEALERRAVDLYLKHNVRTVEASAFLGLTPHIVYYRAAGLSVNVFGQIEVKNKVIAKISRSEVATKFLQPAPTKILKQLVEQQLITELQATLAEKVPMADDITVEADSGGHTDNRPLVCLLPSILALRDEIQRQYRYDKQVRIGAAGGIGTPESALAAFMMGASYVVTGSVNHSCVEAGTSVHTKNLLAKAAMADVIMAPCADMFEMGVKVQLLKLGTFFPMRAQKLYDLYKTYNSIEEIPTEERQKLEQQVFGRNLDAIWEDTVKFFSERDPEQIARANDNPKRKMALIFRWYLGLSSRWSSSGEKGREMDYQIWCGPAIGAFNEWVKGSYLADPNARRVVDVAYHIMNGAAYLYRLQSLKLQGLQLPEDYRYYRPESLVS, encoded by the coding sequence ATGTTAGCAAATGTAAATAAAGCAATAGAAATCGGCAATGTCACAAATTATTTAAATAAGGCTGAAAAAGGTGATTTAGATGCAATTGCCTTTGACGAAGTAGAAATCAAGACTCGCTTGCTGAATTTGCAGCAACCTTGTTATGTCCTCAATAATCACGGACAGATTGGTGTCACCAACAAATCTGACAACAGCCGCAGTGGATTAGAGACCTTGATAGTTGCGCCACCGCTACCACCCGAAAAATTAGGCGATCGCAACTTCCAATCTTGGCACGGGGTAAAATATGCTTATGCTGCTGGTGCAATGGCAGGTGGTATTGCTTCCGCAGAACTAGTAATTGCTTTAGGAAAAGCAAGCATTTTAGGTAGCTTTGGTGCAGCTGGTTTAGTTCCTTCTCGAATTGAAGCAGCTATTCATCAAATTCAAGAAGCACTTCCCCAAGGCCCTTACGCATTTAACCTAATTCACAGTCCTAGCGAAGAAGCCCTAGAACGTCGAGCGGTCGATTTGTACCTCAAACACAATGTTCGGACTGTAGAAGCATCTGCTTTTCTCGGTTTGACCCCTCATATCGTCTATTATCGCGCTGCTGGATTGAGTGTGAATGTATTCGGTCAAATCGAGGTGAAAAACAAAGTAATTGCCAAAATTTCTCGCTCAGAAGTTGCAACAAAATTTTTACAGCCAGCGCCGACCAAAATTCTCAAGCAGCTTGTGGAACAACAACTAATTACAGAGTTACAAGCTACTTTGGCAGAAAAAGTGCCTATGGCTGATGACATTACCGTAGAAGCAGATTCTGGTGGACATACAGATAATCGTCCGCTTGTTTGTCTTCTCCCCTCAATTTTGGCTCTGCGGGACGAGATACAGCGCCAGTACCGCTACGACAAACAGGTGAGAATCGGTGCAGCTGGAGGTATTGGCACACCTGAGTCAGCATTAGCCGCCTTCATGATGGGGGCTAGTTATGTAGTCACGGGTTCTGTTAATCATTCTTGTGTGGAAGCTGGTACTTCTGTTCATACAAAAAACTTGCTAGCCAAAGCTGCGATGGCAGATGTGATTATGGCTCCTTGTGCGGATATGTTTGAAATGGGAGTAAAAGTACAACTGCTTAAACTGGGTACTTTCTTCCCCATGCGGGCGCAGAAATTGTATGACCTTTACAAAACTTACAACTCAATTGAGGAAATTCCAACTGAGGAAAGACAAAAATTAGAACAGCAAGTATTTGGTAGAAACCTAGATGCAATTTGGGAGGATACAGTTAAATTCTTCTCAGAACGAGACCCAGAGCAAATTGCCAGAGCTAATGATAATCCTAAGCGGAAAATGGCTCTGATTTTCCGCTGGTATTTGGGGTTATCTTCTCGTTGGTCTTCTTCAGGTGAAAAAGGGCGAGAAATGGACTATCAGATTTGGTGTGGGCCAGCGATTGGTGCTTTTAATGAATGGGTGAAGGGGTCTTACCTAGCTGACCCGAATGCACGGCGTGTGGTTGACGTTGCATATCATATTATGAATGGAGCGGCTTACTTGTATCGCTTGCAAAGTCTGAAACTTCAGGGATTGCAGCTACCAGAGGATTATCGTTATTATCGTCCAGAGTCTTTAGTATCGTAA